The following are encoded together in the Erwinia sp. E602 genome:
- a CDS encoding PTS transporter subunit EIIB: protein MGFAILCREIINGVGGRDNIVSVTHCANRLRFKRITDENPVSERFSVGWRGRC, encoded by the coding sequence ATGGGATTCGCCATTTTATGCAGAGAAATAATTAACGGCGTCGGTGGCCGGGATAATATTGTCAGCGTGACCCATTGCGCCAACCGTTTACGTTTTAAAAGGATCACCGATGAAAACCCAGTTTCCGAACGATTTTCTGTGGGGTGGCGCGGTCGCTGCTAA
- the licT gene encoding BglG family transcription antiterminator LicT, whose product MIIERILNNNVVISLDDHRQEMVVMGKGIAFNKKIGDTTDPDKVEKIFSLNTPFTEQFKALLNLVPASCISATEAIIALANDNLPGKLHHSLLISLVDHLYYALQRFSQNIHIPNALQWEIKKLYPQEFALGMQALQIIAEHTGSQLPEDEAGFIALHLVNAQLNDNMQNTVQITRFMQDILSLVQYHFDLVYEEEGLRYQRFVTHLKFFACRVLDHQHIDGDDPALAQLVQQQYPAARRCTDKINQYTELHHDHSLTQDERMFLTIHIEQLRK is encoded by the coding sequence ATGATAATCGAGCGAATACTGAATAATAACGTGGTTATTAGCCTCGACGACCACCGTCAGGAAATGGTGGTCATGGGTAAAGGCATCGCCTTCAATAAAAAGATCGGTGATACTACCGACCCCGACAAAGTAGAGAAAATCTTTTCCCTCAACACGCCTTTCACTGAACAGTTTAAAGCATTACTTAATCTGGTTCCGGCAAGCTGTATTAGCGCTACCGAAGCGATTATCGCTCTGGCTAACGACAACCTGCCCGGTAAATTACACCACAGCCTGTTAATCTCCCTGGTCGACCATCTGTATTATGCGCTGCAGCGCTTTTCGCAGAATATTCATATCCCTAACGCCCTGCAGTGGGAGATTAAAAAACTTTACCCGCAGGAGTTTGCGCTGGGCATGCAGGCGCTGCAGATTATTGCCGAACATACCGGTTCGCAACTGCCGGAAGATGAAGCCGGCTTTATTGCGCTGCACCTGGTGAATGCCCAGCTTAACGACAATATGCAAAACACCGTGCAGATCACCCGTTTTATGCAGGACATTCTGAGCCTGGTACAGTATCACTTTGACCTGGTTTATGAGGAAGAGGGGCTACGCTACCAGCGTTTTGTCACCCACCTGAAATTTTTTGCCTGCCGGGTGCTCGACCATCAGCATATCGACGGGGACGATCCTGCGCTGGCACAGCTGGTGCAGCAGCAGTATCCGGCGGCGCGACGCTGTACCGATAAAATCAACCAGTATACGGAATTACATCACGATCACAGCCTCACTCAGGATGAACGCATGTTCCTGACCATTCATATTGAGCAGCTAAGAAAGTAA
- a CDS encoding aspartate aminotransferase family protein, with protein MSVADEISQLNLQSHWMPFSANRNFHQDPRFIVAAEGQWLVDDKGRRIYDSLSALWTCGAGHTRSGIQQAVSRQLGTLDYSPGFQYGHPLSFKLAERIAGHLPGDLSHVFFTGSGSESADTAVKMARAYWRAKGQPTKTRLIGRARGYHGVNVAGTSLGGIGANRKMFGQLMDVDHLPHTLQPGMAFTRGMAETGGVALADEMLKLIELHDASNIAALIVEPLSGSAGAIIPPVGYLQRLREICDRHDILLIFDEVITGFGRMGRWSGAEYFGVTPDILNFAKQITNGAIPLGGVVATSEIYHTFMAQNLPQHAVEFGHGYTYSAHPVACAAALATLDILENEQLIEQSASLAPHFEQALHGLKGSPHVVDIRNCGLVGAIQLAPRGADPSIRPFEAGMALWRAGFYVRFGGDCLQFGPMFNAQPDDLDRLFNAVGDALHHTD; from the coding sequence ATGTCTGTCGCCGATGAAATCAGCCAGCTTAATCTGCAAAGCCACTGGATGCCGTTCAGTGCCAACCGTAACTTCCACCAGGACCCGCGCTTTATCGTGGCGGCCGAAGGCCAGTGGCTGGTGGACGATAAAGGACGCCGTATCTACGACAGCCTCTCCGCACTGTGGACCTGTGGCGCAGGCCACACCCGCAGCGGGATCCAGCAGGCGGTATCACGCCAGCTGGGCACCCTCGACTACTCGCCGGGCTTCCAGTACGGCCATCCGCTGTCATTTAAGCTGGCGGAACGCATTGCCGGGCATCTGCCGGGCGACCTCAGTCACGTGTTCTTTACCGGCTCCGGCTCTGAATCCGCCGATACGGCAGTGAAGATGGCCCGCGCCTACTGGCGCGCCAAAGGTCAGCCGACCAAAACCAGACTGATTGGCCGTGCGCGTGGCTACCACGGCGTCAATGTTGCCGGTACCAGCCTTGGCGGCATCGGCGCTAATCGCAAGATGTTTGGCCAGCTGATGGACGTTGACCACCTGCCGCACACCCTGCAGCCGGGCATGGCCTTTACCAGAGGCATGGCGGAAACCGGCGGCGTGGCGCTGGCCGACGAGATGCTTAAGCTGATTGAGCTGCACGACGCCTCGAATATCGCCGCGCTGATCGTCGAGCCGCTCTCCGGATCGGCCGGGGCGATAATTCCACCGGTGGGTTATCTGCAGCGGTTGCGCGAGATCTGCGATCGGCACGATATTCTGCTGATCTTTGATGAGGTGATCACCGGCTTCGGCCGCATGGGCCGCTGGAGCGGTGCTGAATACTTTGGCGTAACGCCGGATATCCTCAACTTTGCCAAGCAGATTACCAACGGCGCGATCCCGCTGGGCGGCGTGGTGGCAACCAGCGAGATCTATCACACCTTTATGGCACAGAACCTGCCACAGCACGCGGTGGAGTTCGGCCATGGCTATACGTATTCTGCCCACCCGGTGGCCTGTGCCGCCGCGCTGGCAACGCTGGATATTCTGGAAAACGAGCAGCTGATTGAGCAGTCCGCCAGCCTGGCACCGCACTTTGAGCAGGCGCTGCACGGCCTGAAAGGCAGCCCGCACGTGGTGGATATCCGCAACTGCGGCCTGGTCGGTGCGATCCAGCTGGCACCGCGCGGTGCCGACCCGAGCATCCGGCCATTTGAAGCCGGAATGGCGCTGTGGCGCGCCGGTTTCTACGTGCGTTTCGGCGGCGACTGCCTGCAGTTTGGTCCGATGTTTAACGCGCAGCCGGACGATCTCGACCGTCTGTTTAACGCCGTGGGCGACGCCCTGCATCACACTGACTGA
- a CDS encoding cytosine permease, with protein sequence MMQIEDYPLSRVPPDRRVSFLSVAVVHMGMLTALDQFMLGAVLGNGMSIISALMAILAGSVIFGAITFGLGYAGMKEGLSGSLLARWCGFGRVGSILIGLIVAISLLGWFGVQNAIFARSLNFALGGGPGFALSATLSGLLLTLLVAFGFKALRFTARIAVPLFVGLVALIAWQTLSGQQVPPLLNVADSVTPLTISAAVTLVVGGAIVASLMTPDLTRYSRSTRHVAGTVLLTIIAGEFVINGLAIMISHTLHTADVVTIMSQATGGIGLLLVVFSTLRINDLNLYSSTLGVINAVEGLCGKKLRYRSTTLAIGVLGTLLSVLGILDRFVDFLTLLGVVFPPILGIMLVDYFLLRSQRAVLESSRRQGTLPGDAETPTCGWPAIAATLAGSTVGLLCEWGVPTLNALVSACLLYALQKQFQNRVRPAAFTGHQRDP encoded by the coding sequence CTGATGCAGATCGAAGATTATCCCCTCAGCCGTGTGCCGCCTGACCGGCGCGTCTCTTTTCTCAGCGTGGCGGTGGTGCATATGGGTATGCTCACCGCGCTGGACCAGTTTATGCTCGGCGCGGTGCTGGGCAACGGCATGAGCATTATCAGTGCGCTGATGGCGATCCTGGCCGGCAGCGTTATTTTTGGCGCGATCACCTTCGGGCTGGGTTACGCCGGGATGAAAGAGGGGTTGTCCGGCAGCCTGCTGGCGCGCTGGTGTGGTTTTGGCCGCGTGGGATCGATCCTGATTGGTCTGATCGTCGCCATCAGCCTGCTCGGCTGGTTCGGCGTGCAAAATGCGATCTTTGCCCGCTCGCTGAACTTCGCGCTGGGCGGCGGCCCGGGCTTCGCGCTATCGGCCACCCTCTCCGGGCTGCTGCTGACACTGCTGGTAGCGTTTGGCTTTAAGGCGTTACGCTTTACCGCGCGCATTGCCGTGCCGCTGTTTGTTGGCCTGGTCGCGCTGATTGCCTGGCAAACGCTGTCCGGCCAGCAGGTGCCGCCGCTGCTCAACGTGGCAGACAGCGTCACGCCCCTGACCATCAGCGCCGCGGTCACCCTGGTGGTCGGCGGGGCCATCGTCGCCAGCCTGATGACGCCGGACCTGACGCGCTACTCGCGCAGTACAAGGCACGTGGCGGGAACGGTGCTGCTCACCATTATCGCCGGAGAGTTCGTGATTAACGGCCTGGCAATCATGATTTCCCATACGCTGCACACCGCGGATGTGGTCACCATTATGTCGCAGGCGACGGGCGGCATCGGGCTGCTGCTGGTGGTGTTCTCCACCCTGCGCATTAACGATCTCAACCTCTATTCGTCCACGCTGGGGGTGATTAACGCGGTGGAAGGCCTCTGCGGTAAAAAGCTGCGCTATCGCAGCACCACGCTGGCTATTGGCGTGCTGGGCACGCTGCTGTCGGTGCTGGGGATCCTCGATCGTTTCGTTGATTTCCTGACCCTGCTGGGCGTGGTGTTCCCGCCGATCCTCGGCATTATGCTGGTGGACTATTTCCTGCTGCGCAGCCAGCGGGCGGTGCTGGAAAGCAGCCGCCGGCAGGGTACGTTACCCGGCGATGCTGAAACACCCACCTGCGGCTGGCCAGCCATCGCCGCGACGCTGGCCGGCAGTACGGTGGGCCTACTCTGTGAATGGGGCGTGCCGACGCTCAACGCCCTGGTCAGCGCCTGCCTGCTCTATGCCCTGCAGAAACAGTTCCAGAATCGCGTTAGGCCGGCGGCCTTTACGGGTCACCAGCGCGATCCGTGA
- a CDS encoding PAS and helix-turn-helix domain-containing protein, which yields MHISDNMPAAPSQLSVLIGLFEHLNAPWGIKDAKSRHLYMNRAAYSYTNTPLHFSLEGKLDGDFPACWAEYADEMVEHDRLTESAQDRVAVIETHYWFGRPDLQPYLCEKIPLFGPDRQFTGVIWSARGLDTLTPLKYINKQKPSVLTTEATSSMFSRVELNTLFLLLQRHTTKEIARIYNLSPRSVEHHIYTLYQKAGVHSFRQFEEYCRTMGLDNYIPPRLLEKGIQFI from the coding sequence ATGCATATCAGTGACAACATGCCTGCCGCCCCCTCTCAGCTCAGCGTACTGATCGGCCTGTTTGAACACCTCAACGCTCCGTGGGGAATTAAAGATGCAAAATCGCGCCATCTGTATATGAACAGAGCGGCGTATTCTTATACCAACACCCCCCTTCATTTCAGTCTGGAGGGCAAACTCGACGGTGATTTTCCCGCCTGCTGGGCCGAGTATGCTGACGAAATGGTCGAGCACGATCGACTAACAGAGTCAGCTCAGGATCGCGTGGCGGTAATCGAAACCCACTACTGGTTTGGACGGCCCGACTTACAGCCTTACCTTTGCGAAAAAATCCCGCTATTCGGCCCCGATCGGCAATTCACTGGCGTTATCTGGAGTGCCCGCGGGCTGGATACCCTGACACCGCTAAAATACATCAACAAACAGAAACCCAGCGTTCTGACGACAGAAGCCACCTCCTCGATGTTCAGCCGCGTAGAGTTAAATACGCTCTTTCTTTTACTGCAGCGCCACACCACCAAAGAAATCGCCCGGATTTACAACCTGAGTCCTCGTAGCGTAGAGCACCATATTTATACCCTGTATCAGAAAGCAGGCGTACACAGCTTCAGGCAATTTGAAGAGTATTGCCGGACGATGGGCCTGGATAACTACATCCCCCCGCGCCTGCTGGAAAAAGGAATTCAGTTTATCTGA
- a CDS encoding small membrane protein produces MRGKNFYLWFSHASLFTFTGENEMGDIVLMSMAFMLIAVSAYSLISYIRDRRNSSFPKKKR; encoded by the coding sequence ATGAGGGGTAAGAACTTTTACCTTTGGTTTTCCCATGCATCTCTGTTTACATTTACCGGGGAAAATGAAATGGGTGACATCGTCCTTATGAGCATGGCATTCATGCTCATTGCAGTCTCTGCATACAGCTTGATTTCATATATTCGCGACAGAAGAAACTCTTCTTTCCCGAAGAAAAAAAGATAA
- a CDS encoding Lrp/AsnC family transcriptional regulator, producing the protein MTLSPSEMHILTLLQNDARITNQALADEIGLSASPCWRKVRRLEEEEVIQGYRAVLNRRKIGLGVMVFVRVSIDSHSEADAKKFEQQVTALDNVVACYSIGGDADFLLQVVSRDLDAFAEFSMTVIRRLPGIKEMQSMFVLKEIKPLVGYPLQKSR; encoded by the coding sequence ATGACCTTAAGCCCCAGTGAGATGCACATTCTCACCCTGCTACAGAACGACGCGCGCATCACCAACCAGGCGCTGGCCGACGAAATCGGCCTGTCCGCCTCGCCCTGCTGGCGCAAAGTGCGCAGGCTGGAGGAGGAGGAGGTGATTCAGGGCTACCGTGCGGTGCTGAATCGCCGCAAAATCGGGCTGGGCGTGATGGTGTTTGTGCGGGTGAGCATCGACAGCCACAGCGAAGCCGATGCGAAAAAGTTCGAACAGCAGGTGACCGCGCTGGATAACGTAGTGGCCTGCTACAGCATCGGCGGCGATGCCGACTTCCTGCTGCAGGTGGTGTCACGGGATCTCGACGCCTTTGCGGAGTTTTCCATGACGGTGATCCGCCGCCTGCCGGGTATAAAAGAGATGCAAAGTATGTTTGTACTGAAGGAAATTAAGCCGCTGGTGGGCTATCCGTTACAAAAATCACGCTGA
- a CDS encoding DUF2000 domain-containing protein produces MKFDATQQRCTIVVDAQLAPGLAMNAASVIGISFGRTVDNLVGPDLHSADGVSYPGVIYAPLPVLRAEGSYLQALLQTAQQDDEIYVMPFSALAQSCKTYDEYGERISSVSSPQIALVAIGLIGPKKKITRLTGNLSLYR; encoded by the coding sequence ATGAAATTTGATGCAACGCAACAACGCTGTACCATCGTGGTGGACGCCCAGCTTGCTCCGGGGCTGGCGATGAATGCCGCCAGCGTGATCGGCATCAGCTTCGGCCGCACGGTGGATAATCTGGTGGGGCCGGATCTGCACAGCGCAGACGGGGTCAGCTATCCGGGGGTGATTTATGCCCCGCTGCCGGTGCTGAGGGCGGAAGGGAGCTATCTGCAGGCGTTGCTGCAGACGGCGCAGCAGGATGACGAAATTTACGTGATGCCGTTCAGCGCGCTGGCGCAGTCGTGCAAAACCTATGACGAGTACGGCGAGCGTATCTCCTCGGTCAGCAGCCCGCAGATCGCGCTGGTGGCGATCGGCCTGATCGGACCGAAAAAGAAGATTACCCGCCTGACGGGGAATCTGTCGCTGTACCGGTAA
- the lldD gene encoding FMN-dependent L-lactate dehydrogenase LldD codes for MIISAGSDYRAAARRILPPFLFHYIDGGAYNEHTLRRNVDDLAQIALKQRVLNDMSELDLRTRLFNEELSMPVALAPVGLCGMYARRGEVQAARAASAKGIPFTLSTVSVCPIEEVAPAMDRPMWFQLYVLKDRGFMRNVLERAKAAGCSTLVFTVDMPVPGARYRDAHSGMSGPNAALRRYLQAVTHPQWAWDVGLHGKPHDLGNISAYLGKPTGLEDYIGYLAKNFDPSISWSDLEWIREAWDGPMVIKGILDADDARDAVRFGADGIVVSNHGGRQLDGVLSSARALPRIADAVKGDITILADSGIRNGLDVVRMIALGADSVLLGRAYLYALATAGQAGVANLLSLVEKEMRVAMTLTGAKNIAAISRDALVDGGLA; via the coding sequence ATGATCATTTCAGCCGGCAGCGACTACCGCGCCGCCGCCAGACGCATACTGCCACCGTTTCTGTTTCACTACATTGACGGCGGTGCCTACAACGAGCATACGCTGCGCCGCAACGTCGATGACCTGGCGCAGATCGCGCTGAAGCAGCGGGTGCTGAACGATATGTCTGAGCTGGACCTGCGCACCAGGCTGTTTAACGAAGAACTGTCGATGCCGGTGGCGCTGGCCCCGGTCGGCCTGTGCGGCATGTATGCCCGCCGTGGCGAAGTGCAGGCGGCGCGGGCAGCTTCGGCGAAAGGCATCCCCTTCACCCTCTCCACCGTCTCGGTGTGCCCGATTGAAGAGGTCGCCCCGGCGATGGACCGGCCGATGTGGTTCCAGCTCTACGTGCTGAAGGATCGCGGCTTTATGCGCAACGTGCTGGAACGCGCCAAAGCGGCCGGCTGCTCCACGCTGGTGTTTACCGTGGATATGCCGGTTCCGGGTGCCCGCTACCGCGACGCGCACTCCGGCATGAGCGGCCCGAACGCGGCGCTGCGCCGCTACCTGCAGGCGGTCACTCATCCGCAGTGGGCATGGGACGTCGGCCTGCACGGCAAGCCGCACGACCTCGGCAATATCTCCGCCTACCTCGGCAAACCCACCGGGCTGGAGGACTATATCGGCTACCTGGCGAAGAACTTCGATCCGTCAATCAGCTGGTCCGATCTGGAGTGGATCCGCGAAGCCTGGGACGGCCCGATGGTGATCAAAGGCATTCTCGACGCCGATGACGCCCGCGATGCGGTGCGCTTCGGCGCCGACGGCATCGTGGTCTCTAACCACGGTGGCCGCCAGCTGGACGGCGTGCTCTCCAGCGCCCGCGCCCTGCCGCGCATCGCCGATGCGGTCAAAGGCGATATCACCATTCTGGCCGACAGCGGCATCCGCAACGGGCTGGACGTGGTGCGGATGATCGCGCTGGGCGCAGACAGCGTGCTGCTGGGCCGCGCGTACCTCTATGCGCTGGCTACCGCCGGGCAGGCGGGCGTGGCGAATCTGTTAAGCCTGGTGGAAAAAGAGATGCGCGTAGCGATGACCCTGACCGGTGCCAAAAATATCGCCGCCATCTCACGCGATGCGCTGGTCGACGGTGGGCTGGCGTAA
- the lldR gene encoding transcriptional regulator LldR, whose translation MNIPVPPAALSLSARLREQIQQLELAPGARLPAERRLAEVLGVSRSSLREALRTLIAEGVLYSRHGGGTWLCETDDSARWSQQRIVQPLKALVAGDPSYRDDILEARHAIEASTAWYAALRATEEDKQKLQGCFDALCQQESRSEEMAAQADVRFHLAIAEASHNVVLLQTMRGFFDLLQTSVAHSRQRMYSAPDIHARLTEQHAELLQAILAGDAERARRAAQQHLGFVHATLKTLQENAARQERISRLPGDEDKWIKEENR comes from the coding sequence ATGAACATCCCAGTACCACCGGCCGCGCTCTCGTTGTCGGCCCGGCTCAGAGAGCAGATCCAGCAGCTTGAGCTGGCGCCCGGCGCACGCCTGCCTGCCGAGCGTCGGCTGGCGGAAGTGCTCGGGGTATCGCGTTCGTCGCTGCGCGAGGCGCTGCGCACGCTGATTGCCGAAGGCGTACTCTACAGCCGCCACGGCGGCGGTACCTGGCTTTGCGAAACGGACGACAGCGCACGCTGGTCACAGCAGCGTATCGTACAGCCGCTGAAGGCGCTGGTGGCGGGCGACCCCAGCTACCGTGACGATATTCTTGAAGCGCGTCACGCCATTGAGGCCAGCACCGCCTGGTATGCGGCGCTGCGTGCCACCGAAGAGGATAAGCAGAAGCTGCAGGGCTGTTTTGATGCCCTCTGCCAGCAGGAAAGCCGCTCCGAAGAGATGGCTGCCCAGGCCGACGTGCGTTTTCACCTGGCGATCGCCGAGGCCTCACACAACGTGGTGTTACTGCAGACCATGCGCGGCTTTTTCGATCTGCTGCAAACTTCGGTGGCGCACAGCCGCCAGCGGATGTACAGCGCCCCGGACATCCACGCCCGGCTGACCGAACAGCACGCTGAACTGCTGCAGGCGATCCTCGCGGGCGATGCCGAACGCGCGCGCCGCGCAGCACAGCAGCACCTCGGCTTTGTGCACGCCACGCTGAAGACGCTGCAGGAAAATGCGGCCCGGCAGGAGCGTATTTCGCGCCTGCCGGGCGACGAAGATAAGTGGATAAAGGAAGAAAACCGATGA
- a CDS encoding methyl-accepting chemotaxis protein yields the protein MSNPHEIVDLSKHIRKMAEGKIADINDINRETTFLALNALIEAARAGEAGRGFAVVANQVKHVSGVIADITTSLNKELAGALSELTALGDSMIARLRDHQGQRCVDLALNTIDIIDRNLYERSCDVRWWATDAAVVACVSAADAAACQHAARRLAVILSSYTVYLDIWIADAAGNVLANGRGDRYPVSGQNVRHLAAFSEAMATRSGDDYVSSDVAELPQLHNASVATYATAIREQGEAHGKPIGALMIFFDWAPQATAVVSGVRLSEEEWSRTRCMILDSHHRILASSDASARLGERFPLHTDGRSSGFFQPDEGRTVSFALTPGYESYDGLGWYGVIEQRN from the coding sequence ATGTCCAATCCGCATGAGATCGTCGATCTGAGTAAACACATTCGCAAAATGGCTGAAGGTAAAATTGCCGATATTAATGATATCAACCGCGAAACCACCTTTCTGGCGCTGAATGCGCTGATTGAGGCAGCCCGCGCGGGTGAGGCCGGACGCGGCTTCGCCGTGGTGGCGAATCAGGTGAAACACGTCTCCGGCGTTATCGCGGATATTACCACCAGCCTGAACAAAGAGCTGGCGGGAGCGCTCTCTGAGCTGACGGCGCTGGGTGACAGCATGATTGCCCGCTTACGGGATCATCAGGGGCAGCGCTGTGTCGATCTGGCGCTGAATACCATCGACATTATCGATCGTAACCTGTACGAACGCTCCTGCGACGTGCGCTGGTGGGCGACCGATGCGGCAGTGGTTGCCTGCGTCAGCGCGGCGGACGCGGCGGCCTGTCAGCATGCCGCCCGCCGGCTGGCGGTGATCCTCAGCAGCTATACCGTTTACCTGGATATCTGGATCGCCGATGCTGCGGGCAACGTACTGGCTAACGGACGGGGCGATCGCTATCCAGTCAGCGGGCAAAACGTTCGCCATCTGGCGGCATTCAGTGAGGCGATGGCGACCCGCAGCGGCGATGACTATGTAAGCAGCGATGTGGCAGAGCTGCCACAGCTGCACAATGCGTCGGTGGCAACCTACGCCACGGCGATCCGTGAGCAGGGGGAGGCGCACGGCAAGCCAATCGGGGCGCTGATGATTTTCTTTGACTGGGCACCGCAGGCCACGGCCGTGGTCAGCGGGGTGCGGCTCAGTGAGGAGGAGTGGTCGCGCACGCGCTGTATGATCCTCGATTCGCACCACCGGATCCTGGCCAGCAGCGATGCCAGCGCCAGGCTGGGCGAGCGGTTTCCGCTGCACACCGACGGGCGCAGCAGTGGTTTCTTTCAGCCGGATGAAGGACGAACCGTCTCCTTCGCGCTGACCCCGGGCTACGAGAGTTATGACGGGCTGGGCTGGTATGGGGTGATCGAGCAGCGGAATTAA
- the yddG gene encoding aromatic amino acid DMT transporter YddG, with protein MTAKKATSIGLIAIVLWSAIVGLIRSVSEGLGAIGGAAMIYSLASLVLLLTLGFPKVKTFPRAYLITGSLLFVCYELCLSLSLGFASTGTQAIEVGMVNYLWPGMTILLSVIVTRQRCSLLIIPGMLVSIAGICLVLAGDRAFSFSEIAASVASNPLSYGLAFSGAAIWAIYCVVTKKIANGSNGITLFFILTALTLWVKFLAAPQPEMVFTLRVGVNLLLGAMAMGFGYAAWNIGILHGHVTVLATASYFIPVISAMLAAVMLNASLSISFWQGAAMVSLGSLLCWWSTRQR; from the coding sequence ATAACAGCAAAAAAGGCAACGTCAATCGGGCTGATTGCTATCGTCCTGTGGAGCGCCATCGTCGGGCTGATCCGCAGCGTCAGCGAAGGGCTGGGGGCGATTGGCGGGGCGGCGATGATCTACAGCCTGGCATCGCTGGTGCTGCTGCTGACCCTTGGTTTTCCCAAAGTAAAAACCTTCCCGCGCGCCTACCTGATTACCGGCAGCCTGCTGTTTGTCTGCTACGAGCTGTGCCTGTCGCTGTCGCTGGGCTTCGCCAGCACCGGCACCCAGGCGATCGAAGTCGGTATGGTTAACTACCTGTGGCCGGGCATGACCATTCTGCTGTCGGTGATCGTTACCCGGCAGAGATGCAGCCTGCTGATTATTCCCGGCATGCTGGTATCGATCGCCGGCATCTGCCTGGTGCTGGCCGGCGACCGTGCATTCTCCTTCAGCGAAATTGCGGCCAGCGTCGCCTCCAATCCGCTCAGCTACGGGCTGGCGTTTAGCGGCGCGGCGATCTGGGCAATCTACTGCGTGGTGACTAAAAAGATTGCCAACGGCAGCAACGGCATCACCCTGTTCTTTATCCTGACGGCGCTGACGCTGTGGGTGAAATTCCTCGCCGCGCCGCAGCCGGAAATGGTCTTTACTCTGCGGGTGGGGGTGAACCTGCTGCTGGGCGCGATGGCGATGGGCTTCGGCTACGCGGCCTGGAACATCGGGATCCTGCACGGTCACGTCACGGTGCTGGCCACCGCCTCCTACTTTATTCCGGTGATCTCGGCGATGCTGGCGGCGGTGATGCTCAACGCCAGCCTGTCGATCAGCTTCTGGCAGGGTGCCGCGATGGTCAGCCTCGGCTCGCTGCTGTGCTGGTGGTCAACCCGTCAGCGATAA
- a CDS encoding carbapenem biosynthesis protein CpmH: MKILTAILLNVFFALPVFAASTGADYAQLINDFYRRQPPLCLGETVWPVAALAAASPWESGRLHALVDAGLAAKRGSRFALTPKGERNWKIHADLCYGRMVVNRVGRVEKLSATTTAVWFTYSLSDREKWATTPSLRHAFSELDNLLSGERHSLWVATLVISAGQLRVQDYPVPDELEY; this comes from the coding sequence GTGAAAATCCTGACGGCAATACTGCTAAACGTGTTTTTCGCGCTACCGGTTTTCGCCGCGAGTACGGGCGCTGATTACGCTCAGCTGATTAACGACTTTTATCGCCGACAGCCGCCGCTGTGCCTTGGCGAGACGGTCTGGCCGGTGGCGGCCCTGGCGGCAGCGTCTCCGTGGGAGTCCGGCCGCTTGCACGCGCTGGTCGATGCAGGTCTGGCTGCAAAACGTGGCAGTCGCTTCGCATTAACGCCGAAGGGAGAGCGAAACTGGAAAATCCATGCCGATCTCTGCTACGGCAGAATGGTGGTCAACCGTGTCGGGCGGGTTGAAAAGCTAAGTGCGACAACCACCGCCGTCTGGTTCACTTACTCCCTGTCCGATCGGGAAAAGTGGGCAACCACCCCATCACTGCGGCACGCCTTTAGCGAACTGGATAATTTACTTAGCGGGGAGAGGCATAGCCTGTGGGTGGCGACGCTGGTCATCTCAGCAGGCCAGCTCAGGGTGCAGGATTACCCGGTGCCGGATGAACTGGAGTATTGA